The genomic window ACACCGTTGTTGGCGAGGGTGGCCGCCATGAGCGCCAGGTCGCGGCACGTGACCTCGATCGAGCACTGCCGGAAGTACAGGTCGACGGCGTCGTCCGGGTTGCCGGCGACGATCCCGAACGAGCGCAGCATGTACCCGATCGCCCGGTTGCGGTATCCGGTGCGGGCCTCGGACGCGTACACGGTTTCGTCGAGTGTCAGCTGCCGTCCCGCGCACCGCGAGTACAGCGACCGGATCCGTTCGAACCGCTCGTCTGCACTCGTCCCGGCGACGAGGGACGCGGACGTGATCGCCCCCGCATTGATCATCGGGTTGCGGGGGCGTTCGGTGTCCGGGTCGAGGCTGATCTCGTTGAACGGTTCCCCGGACGGTTCGACGTCGACCTTCTCGGCGACGGCGTCCACCCCACGATCGGCCACGGCCAGCGCGTACGTGAACGGCTTCGAGATCGACTGGATCGTGAACGGCACCTCGGTGTCGCCGACCTCGTACACGTGTCCGTCCGCGGTGGCCACGACGATCCCGAACCGGTCGGGGTTCGCGGCGGCCAGCTCCGGGATGTAGTCGGCGACGGCGCCCCCGGTGTCGTCTCGGACGCTGTCGAACACCCGAGTGATGAAGTCGTCGACGACGTTGCTCATGGGGCAACAGTAAGATGAGCGGACAGTCCTGGTGTGCGATCGGATGCGGTCGCGTCCGTAGACTCGTGGGGCTGTCGTGCGACAGCCTGTGAACCTGCCGGAGGGAGCGATCTCGTTGGGTGTCCTTGCCCGCATTCAGACGCCTGACGACCTGCGTCGGCTCGATGCCGCCGAGATGAAGGAACTTGCCGCGGAGATCCGCGAGTTCCTCGTGCAGAAGGTGTCCGCGACCGGTGGGCATCTCGGCCCCAACCTGGGCGTCGTCGAACTGACCCTGGCCCTGCACCGGGTGTTCGATTCGCCGACCGATCCGATCGTCTTCGACACCGGCCACCAGGCGTACGTGCACAAGATCGTCACCGGACGCCGCGGCGACTTCGATTCGTTGCGCAAGCAGGGCGGCCTGTCCGGGTATCCGGCGCGCGCCGAGAGCGAACACGACTGGGTGGAGTCGTCGCACGCGTCGGCGGCCCTGTCGTATGCGGACGGCCTGGCCAAGGCGTTCGAGCTGTCCGGGCAGCGTGGCCGGCACGTCGTCGCCGTCGTCGGTGACGGGGCCCTGACCGGCGGCATGTGCTGGGAGGCTCTCAACAACATCGCGGCCGGCAGGGACCGGTCCGTGGTGGTGGTCGTCAACGACAACGGCCGCTCGTACGCGCCCACGATCGGCGGGTTCGCCGACCATCTGGCGTCGCTGCGGCTGCAGCCCGGCTACGAGCGGATGCTCGACAGCGGCCGGCGCATGGTCAAGAAGATGCCGTGGGTGGGTCGCGCCGCCTACCAGCTGCTGCACGGGATGAAGGCGGGCCTCAAGGACACCGTCAGCCCGCAGGTGCTGTTCACCGACCTGGGCCTGAAGTACCTGGGACCGGTCGACGGGCACGACGAGGCCGCGATGGAGTCGGCGCTGCGCCGCGCCAAGGCCTTCGGCGGCCCGGTGATCGTGCACGCGGTGACCCGCAAGGGCATGGGCTACGCGCCGGCGGAGAACCACGTCGCCGACCAGATGCACGCGACCGGCGTGATCGATCCGCTCACCGGAAAGTCCCGCACCGCGTCCGCACCGGACTGGACGTCGGTGTTCTCGTCGGAGCTGATCGCCCGCGCCGAGGAGCGCGACGACATCGTCGCGATCACCGCGGCGATGGCCGGGCCGACGGGGCTGGCCGCATTCGGTGAACGGTTCCCCGAGCGGATGTTCGACGTCGGTATCGCCGAGCAGCACGCGGTGACGTCGGCGGCCGGGCTCGCGCTCGGCGGCATGCACCCGGTGGTCGCGATCTATTCGACGTTTCTCAACCGGGCGTTCGATCAGCTACTCATGGACGTCGCGCTGTTGAAGCAGCCGGTGACGCTCGTGCTGGACCGTTCCGGTGTCACCGGCGCGGACGGTGCCAGCCACAACGGGGTGTGGGACCTGTCGCTGCTGGGTGTCGTTCCCGGCATCCGGGTGGCGGCCCCGCGTGACGCCGCGACACTGCGTGAAGAACTCGGCGAGGCCCTCGCCGTCGACGACGGGCCCACCGTGGTCCGGTTCCCGAAGGGCGCGGTCGGCGACGACATTCCGGCGGTGCGGCGGCTCGACGACGGGGTCGACGTGCTCACGATGCCGGACGGCGACACCGGTGACGTGCTGTTCGTCGCGGTCGGCTCGTTCGCGTCGGTGGCGCTCGGGACGGCCGAACGTCTCGCCCAGCACGGCATCACCGCGGCGGTCGTCGATCCACGCTGGGTGCTGCCGGTGCCCGGGTCGCTCGTCGAACTCGCGAAGAACTACCGCATGGTCGTCACGATCGAGGACAGCGGCCTGCACGGTGGTGTGGGCTCGTCGGTGTCGGCGGCGCTGCGCGCGGCCGGTGTCGACGTCCCGTGCCGGGATCTCGGTGTGCCGCAAGAGTTCCTGGACCACGCATCCCGCGAGCAGATCCACCGCGAACTGGGCTTGACGGCGCAGGACATCACGCGTCAGGTCACCGGATGGGTCGTCGGACTGGACCGGGCGGTGTCGTCCAACGGCGTCGCCAAGGACGCGGGACTCGACACGTCGAACCCGGGTGTCGGGTAGTCGGCCGGTGACGGTGTCGGGGGACCTGGTCTCGGACTGCTCGAACTGTTTCGGCTTGTGTTGTGTCGCTCTGCCGTTCGCGAAGTCGAGTGATTTCGCGATCGACAAGGCGGGCGGGACGCCGTGCCGGAATCTGCTCGACGATTTCCGCTGCGGCATCCACACGGACCTGCGCGGCCGAGGATTCACCGGCTGCACCGTGTACGACTGCTTCGGGGCGGGCCAGCA from Prescottella sp. R16 includes these protein-coding regions:
- the dxs gene encoding 1-deoxy-D-xylulose-5-phosphate synthase; the protein is MGVLARIQTPDDLRRLDAAEMKELAAEIREFLVQKVSATGGHLGPNLGVVELTLALHRVFDSPTDPIVFDTGHQAYVHKIVTGRRGDFDSLRKQGGLSGYPARAESEHDWVESSHASAALSYADGLAKAFELSGQRGRHVVAVVGDGALTGGMCWEALNNIAAGRDRSVVVVVNDNGRSYAPTIGGFADHLASLRLQPGYERMLDSGRRMVKKMPWVGRAAYQLLHGMKAGLKDTVSPQVLFTDLGLKYLGPVDGHDEAAMESALRRAKAFGGPVIVHAVTRKGMGYAPAENHVADQMHATGVIDPLTGKSRTASAPDWTSVFSSELIARAEERDDIVAITAAMAGPTGLAAFGERFPERMFDVGIAEQHAVTSAAGLALGGMHPVVAIYSTFLNRAFDQLLMDVALLKQPVTLVLDRSGVTGADGASHNGVWDLSLLGVVPGIRVAAPRDAATLREELGEALAVDDGPTVVRFPKGAVGDDIPAVRRLDDGVDVLTMPDGDTGDVLFVAVGSFASVALGTAERLAQHGITAAVVDPRWVLPVPGSLVELAKNYRMVVTIEDSGLHGGVGSSVSAALRAAGVDVPCRDLGVPQEFLDHASREQIHRELGLTAQDITRQVTGWVVGLDRAVSSNGVAKDAGLDTSNPGVG